The nucleotide window TCGCCGGTCCCGCGCCCAACCGGTCCTTCATCCTTTGCACGAGGCCTCCTTTCGATGACTATCACGCGAGCGACACGCCGCGCGTTCACGCTGATCGAATTGCTGGTGGTGATCGCGATTATTGCGGTCTTGATTGGGCTGCTGCTGCCCGCTGTCCAAAAGGTGCGCGAGGCCGCCGCGCGGACGAAGTGCCAGAACAACCTCAAACAGGTCGGCCTGGCGCTCAACAATTTCCACGCGACCTTCGGGGTGTTCCCGCCCGGGGCGGCCGCCTCGACCACGAGCGGCACGAGCCAGTCGCACCTGAAAAAGGCCGGGCTGACGGTGTTCAACGTGAACCACAGTTGGGCCGTGTTCGTCCTGCCGTACATCGAGCAGGACAACGTCCAGAAGCAGTACTCCATGACGGTGTCGTGGGACCACGCGAACAACCGTACCGCGATCGCCAACCGCATCCCGGTGTTCATGTGCCCCACGGTGCCCAACGGCGACGCGCGGGTGTGCGAGCGCGTCAGCGGCGCCAAAAACCCGCCCGCCGATTACGCGCCGGACAACGGGTACGCCAAGGAACTGGCCGAAAACGACGGCGTTTGTGACGTGGTTCCCGATTATAGCGGCATCCTCGTCGTCAACCGGGTCTACTCGGTTGCCGAAGTGCAAGACGGCGCGTCCAACACGTTCATCATCTCAGAAATTGCCGGGCGGCCCGACCGGTGGCAGGCGGGCAAGCTGACGGGCGCGAACGTGCAGACCGACGGCGGCTGGGCGGACCGTGAGAACGAGTACATCACGCACGGGATGAACGCGGCCGGCACCGGCGGCGGAACCTGTCACACCAACTGCTCGAACAACAACGAGGTGTACAGCTTCCACTTGGGCGGCGCGCACCACGTGATGGCGGACGGGTCGGTGCGCTTCGTCAAGCAGTCAATGGACATCCGGCAGTTCGTCAAGCACATTACCCGGGCCGGCGGTGAAACGCTGTCCGACAACTGATTTTGGGGGATCGTATGAGACGCTCGCTCGGCCCCTTGCTGGTCGCCGCACTGGCAACGGGCTGCTCGGAGTCGGGTCCCCAGCCCAACGAACTGGCCCCGCACCCCGTTCACGGCAAAGTGGTGTACGACGGCAAACCCGCCGCGGGGGTGATCGTCACGCTCATCCCGTCCGACGCGCCGATGGTGCCGCACATACCGCGAAACCCGCAGTCCGTTACCAACCCCGACGGCACGTTCGCACTGTCGACGTTCGCCGACGGCGACGGCGCACCCGAGGGCGGCTATCAGGTGATTTTCCGGTGGCCGGGCGAGAAAAACGCTAAAGCCGAAGGTGAGGCCCAGGAGGATACGGACCGGCTGATGGGTTGGTACGACGGGACCCACTCGACACTCACATGCCGCGTGAAGCCGGGCCGAAACGACTTGCCCACATTCAACCTCCCGAAGGTGGACCGGCCTCCGCCGGTGTCACGGGGAATTCCGGGCCGGAACTGACGGGCTGAAACGAAGCGACCGCACCGGACGAGATTCGTCCGGTGCGGTCGCATTTTATCAGGGGTTTTGCGCGTTCGTGATCGTTTCGTGAACCGGCCGTGATGACAATGCGAGGGTTGTCTGAATTAACATCTATCGGGCTGGCGGATTTCTGTGGCTCGGGCAGAATCTTAATCGGACGACTCGCACCCCGTCCGCTTTGTACCCGTCGCCCGTTCACGGAGATCCACATTCATGGCCCCCCGGCGCCGCATCGTTTCGCGTTCCGGATTCACCCTGATTGAACTGTTGGTGGTGATCGCGATCATCGCGATTCTCATCGGGCTCCTGCTGCCGGCCGTCCAAAAGGTTCGCGAGGCCGCCGCACGCATGCAGTGCAGCAACAACCTCAAGCAGATCGGGCTGGCGTTCCACAACCACGAGTCGAGCTTCGGCTACTTCCCCCAAGGGGGCATGGACGGCGACCCCGCTGCCGTCAGCACGGGCGGCACCCCGAACCCGGCCGGGTACAACTACGACGAAACCCCGCCGGCCTACGAGACGACGACCTGCTGCCGCGCGGCCACCCGGAACGGCTGGAACCACTGGTACCGCATTCTGCCCTACATCGAGCAGGGCAACGTGCACAACCTCGG belongs to Gemmata obscuriglobus and includes:
- a CDS encoding DUF1559 domain-containing protein, with amino-acid sequence MTITRATRRAFTLIELLVVIAIIAVLIGLLLPAVQKVREAAARTKCQNNLKQVGLALNNFHATFGVFPPGAAASTTSGTSQSHLKKAGLTVFNVNHSWAVFVLPYIEQDNVQKQYSMTVSWDHANNRTAIANRIPVFMCPTVPNGDARVCERVSGAKNPPADYAPDNGYAKELAENDGVCDVVPDYSGILVVNRVYSVAEVQDGASNTFIISEIAGRPDRWQAGKLTGANVQTDGGWADRENEYITHGMNAAGTGGGTCHTNCSNNNEVYSFHLGGAHHVMADGSVRFVKQSMDIRQFVKHITRAGGETLSDN
- a CDS encoding DUF4198 domain-containing protein translates to MRRSLGPLLVAALATGCSESGPQPNELAPHPVHGKVVYDGKPAAGVIVTLIPSDAPMVPHIPRNPQSVTNPDGTFALSTFADGDGAPEGGYQVIFRWPGEKNAKAEGEAQEDTDRLMGWYDGTHSTLTCRVKPGRNDLPTFNLPKVDRPPPVSRGIPGRN